Proteins encoded in a region of the Tripterygium wilfordii isolate XIE 37 chromosome 21, ASM1340144v1, whole genome shotgun sequence genome:
- the LOC119988119 gene encoding secretory carrier-associated membrane protein 3-like — MAGRYDKNPFDEEEEVNPFSNPGRTVPAANSRLSPLPPEPVDFYDRGATVDIPLDTEGPKSQDLKKKEKELQAKEAELRRREQEVKRKEDAAARAGIVLEEKNWPPFFPIIHHDIANEIPIHLQRVQYVAFSTFLGLTLCLFWNIIAVTTAWIKGEAVRIWFLAIIYFIAGVPGGYVLWYRPLYRAFRTESALRFSWFFLFYLLHIGFCIFAAVAPPIVFRGKSLTGILPAIDLLGDHALVGIFYFVGFGLFCVESVLSMWVMQQVYMYFRGSGKAAEVKREAARGAMRAAI; from the exons ATGGCTGGGCGCTACGACAAGAACCCCtttgacgaagaagaagaagttaacCCTTTCTCT AATCCGGGACGTACTGTTCCTGCTGCAAATTCAAGGCTTTCACCACTTCCACCAGAACCCGTTGATTTCTATGATCGTGGTGCCACGGTTGACATTCCTCTTGACACGGAAGGACCAAAATCGCAG GatttaaagaagaaagaaaaggagctCCAAGCGAAGGAAGCAGAATTGCGTAGGAGAGAACAG GAGGTAAAGCGAAAAGAAGATGCTGCTGCGAGAG CTGGAATTGTTCTGGAGGAGAAAAATTGGCCCCCATTTTTCCCAATTATCCATCATGATATTGCAAATGAGATACCAATTCATCTACAGAGGGTGCAGTATGTTGCATTTTCTACATTTTTAG GATTGACTTTGTGCCTTTTTTGGAATATCATTGCCGTCACAACGGCATGGATTAAAGGAGAAG CTGTGAGAATCTGGTTCCTTGCAATCATCTACTTCATAGCAGGGGTTCCCGGAGGATATGTGTTGTGGTATCGGCCACTTTATCGTGCTTTCAG GACTGAAAGTGCTTTGAGGTTTAGTTGGTTTTTCCTGTTTTATTTG CTCCATATTGGTTTCTGCATTTTTGCTGCAGTTGCTCCTCCTATAGTTTTCAGAGGAAAATCTCTCAC AGGCATCCTTCCTGCTATCGATCTCCTCGGTGACCATGCCTTGGTTGGG ATTTTCTACTTTGTTGGATTTGGATTATTTTGTGTTGAATCGGTGCTCAGTATGTGGGTTATGCAG CAAGTATACATGTACTTCCGTGGCAGTGGGAAAGCTGCCGAGGTAAAGCGTGAGGCTGCAAGAGGTGCGATGAGGGCAGCAATATGA
- the LOC119988410 gene encoding uncharacterized protein LOC119988410 gives MGAEVIKRWGTWEELLLGGAVIRHGTRDWEVVAAEVRARTVCPYTFTPEVCKAKYEALQRRFSGRKSWFEELRKQRMAELREALEQSDDSIGSLETKLKSLKAEKGYNHNVDIDSSETISLVPFQKSDGVESTSREPSRDELSVGSFTHDMRTNLSHECQIPAAVSPEESETNQSSQFFKKGKVSSIGTLVENVGGIQVGGSVRKKRGRRKRKDCSKEGSVGENEHLVLADVASVSRCQQDSTGQVGLNAGSSSAQNAGSSSINQKLDSGKDSFHDLVGLFNSIAESEGASTFHHRLDGQKRGRYKKMIRRHMDLDTIKSRIVSRLILSRKELFRDLLLITNNALVFYSKNTRGYKSASLLRELVSKTMRQQLGNYCCKTAAIVPLSFGPSMLNPPVKPRSSRPAKSMTMPRKLSNANNVVAKASNAGKRLTLANSLPSEHTVTKKKVHGRPRKAGRKSASQQPPDSQNPTTKRRKKTDTIVGKL, from the exons ATGGGGGCGGAGGTGATAAAGAGGTGGGGCACGTGGGAGGAGTTGTTGTTGGGTGGGGCTGTTATCCGGCACGGGACCCGAGACTGGGAGGTTGTGGCCGCCGAGGTCCGTGCCCGAACCGTCTGTCCGTACACTTTCACACcggag GTATGTAAAGCCAAGTATGAAGCCTTGCAGCGGCGCTTTTCTGGGCGCAA ATCCTGGTTTGAGGAGTTACGGAAGCAACGAATGGCAGAGTTGAGAGAAGCTTTGGAACAATCTGATGACTCAATTGG GTCATTGGAGACAAAGCTTAAATCCCTGAAGGCTGAAAAGGGATACAATCATAATGTCGATATTGATTCTAGCGAGACAATATCACTGGTACCATTTCAGAAATCTGATGGAGTTGAATCTACAAGTAGAGAACCTTCTAGGGATGAGCTATCTGTTGGTAGTTTCACTCATGATATGCGGACAAATCTGTCACATGAATGTCAGATTCCAGCAGCGGTGTCACCCGAAGAGTCAGAGACTAATCAAAGTTCTCAGTTTTTCAAGAAAGGGAAAGTTTCAAGCATTGGAACATTAGTAGAGAATGTAGGTGGCATACAGGTAGGAGGGAGTGtaagaaagaaaagagggagAAGGAAGAGGAAAGACTGCAGTAAGGAAGGGAGTGTTGGAGAAAATGAACATTTAGTATTGGCTGATGTTGCTTCCGTGTCCAGGTGTCAACAAGATTCAACCGGTCAGGTTGGCCTGAATGCAGGATCATCTAGTGCTCAAAATGCCGGATCATCTAGCATCAATCAAAAACTAGATTCGGGCAAGGATAGTTTCCATGATCTTGTGGGGCTCTTTAATTCCATTGCAGAAAGTGAAGGTGCTTCCACCTTTCATCATAGGCTTGATGGGCAG AAGAGAGGAAGATACAAGAAAATGATTCGACGTCACATGGATCTGGACACCATAAAATCAAGAATTGTCAGTCGGTTAATCTTGTCTCGCAAGGAACTCTTCAGAGATCTGCTGCTTATAACCAACAATGCCTTGGTCTTTTACTCCAAGAACACGCGAGGTTACAAATCTGCGTCGCTCCTCAGAGAACTTGTAAGCAAAACTATGCGACAGCAACTTGGGAACTACTGCTGCAAGACTGCTGCTATTGTCCCACTCTCATTTGGACCTTCCATGCTTAATCCTCCGGTGAAACCCCGAAGTTCTCGCCCCGCTAAGAGCATGACGATGCCACGGAAGTTGTCCAATGCCAACAATGTAGTTGCTAAAGCTTCAAATGCTGGTAAGAGACTGACTTTAGCTAACTCCCTCCCATCGGAGCACACAGTGACAAAAAAGAAAGTACACGGCCGGCCAAGAAAAGCTGGACGTAAAAGTGCTAGCCAACAACCGCCTGATAGTCAAAACCCAACAacaaagaggagaaagaaaactGATACTATCGTTGGTAAGTTGTAA
- the LOC119990243 gene encoding kelch-like protein 1, protein MTLQGTTIHQRLNKKAFVFQFLADVHNTSIVFSATFIYIFRTLVTAQLPIWTLIQTVDRHFPRTTTSMGSLPSPPRPTTPPPSPELAPSRYRVYASFCLREPSPNMNICNWIEFYNPSNNTWTSVTSIPGLIDNHVLKDFVMVSLGTSIYIIGGRLCRKQKLHHSDYSNDFIDEEIEVLSSVRRYDVLSNQWSMCTPLGVPRYNFACAVCENKIYVAGGKSELASARGICYAEVYDPTLDVWTPLPNMSTLRYKCVGVTWQGKIHVVGGFVERGDSGWMSSMIERSSAEVYDTQAGRWDLIAGMWQLDVPPNQIVAVGDRLFSSGDCLKAWKGHIEAYDDKVNIWNVVDGSHLQTLNSPISTNDQNWTPIERLYLTMVPIGAHLFFLAGYRMARESSRTMSRVQIFDTSASSDAWRHFEPMEEEGEKELCSHCCVVLVS, encoded by the coding sequence ATGACATTGCAAGGGACAACAATTCACCAAAGATTGAACAAGAAAGCCTTTGTTTTTCAATTCCTAGCCGATGTCCACAACACTTCCATTGTTTTCTCAGCCACCTTCATCTATATCTTCCGCACACTTGTTACAGCACAACTCCCCATTTGGACATTAATACAAACAGTTGATAGACACTTCCCTCGAACCACGACTTCAATGGGTTCTCTCCCTTCTCCACCTAGACCCACAACACCACCACCGTCACCCGAACTCGCTCCATCGCGCTATCGGGTCTATGCCTCTTTTTGCCTTAGAGAACCCTCGCCGAACATGAACATCTGCAACTGGATCGAATTTTACAATCCAAGCAATAACACATGGACTTCCGTCACTTCGATTCCAGGTTTGATTGATAACCACGTCTTGAAGGACTTCGTCATGGTTTCTCTAGGAACCTCAATCTACATAATCGGTGGTCGGCTATGCCGGAAACAGAAATTACACCACTCCGATTATTCCAATGACTTCATCGACGAAGAAATTGAGGTCTTGTCGTCGGTCAGGCGCTACGACGTCTTGTCAAACCAATGGTCCATGTGTACGCCACTAGGCGTGCCACGTTACAACTTCGCTTGCGCCGTTTGTGAGAACAAAATCTACGTGGCAGGTGGGAAATCCGAGCTGGCAAGCGCGAGAGGTATATGTTATGCTGAGGTGTACGATCCAACTCTCGATGTGTGGACTCCTTTGCCTAACATGAGCACCTTGAGGTACAAATGTGTCGGTGTGACGTGGCAAGGCAAGATCCACGTGGTTGGTGGGTTTGTGGAGAGAGGAGATTCGGGTTGGATGTCGTCTATGATTGAACGGAGCTCCGCTGAGGTGTACGACACGCAAGCGGGAAGGTGGGACCTCATAGCGGGGATGTGGCAGTTGGATGTGCCACCTAATCAAATCGTGGCCGTTGGTGATAGGCTTTTCAGTTCAGGTGATTGTCTCAAGGCATGGAAAGGCCATATAGAAGCCTATGATGACAAAGTCAACATATGGAATGTAGTGGATGGTTCGCACCTTCAAACACTAAACTCGCCTATTTCAACCAACGATCAGAATTGGACCCCCATCGAACGGTTGTATTTAACCATGGTCCCAATTGGGGCCCACCTATTTTTCTTGGCTGGTTATAGGATGGCTAGGGAGTCATCAAGAACAATGTCAAGGGTACAGATTTTTGATACGTCGGCATCTAGTGATGCGTGGAGACACTTCGAACCAATGGAGGAAGAGGGGGAGAAGGAGCTTTGTAGCCATTGTTGTGTTGTTCTAGtatcataa